A single region of the Streptomyces sp. NBC_01803 genome encodes:
- a CDS encoding type I polyketide synthase — MTSPEQASASVAALKSAYLTMERLQRRIESYERARSEPIAIVGLGCRFPGGAVDADSYWRLLSGGTDAVGEIPADRWDVDAFYTEEPRSPGKISTRSGGFLDRIDRFDHDFFGISKREALAMDPHQRLALEVAWEALENAGQAPSGLAGSRTGVFMGAAGWDFVMSQVTHPQDVTAYTSSGTALSFIPGRIAYLLDLRGPNLSIDTACSSSLVAVHQACQSLRAGECDLALGGGVNVVLSPLLLVSLSQFGSVSRRGRASTFSDTADGYVRGEGCGIVVLKRLSDAVRDGDRVLAVLRGGAVNQDGRSSGITAPNGAAQRDVFRRALAAGGIEPHQVSYIETHGTGTKLGDPIEAEALADVYGREAGDPVYLGAVKTNIGHLESAAGIAGLIKVVLSLNHAAIPPNLHFERLNTNISLEGTTFRLPTELTPWQRGDAPRTAGVSSFGLSGTNAHLIIEEAPPRPAPAADDRRPRSVLTLSAKSETALLKLARRYQDRLTADGAEALPDICFSANTGRSHFRHRLAAVGATGREIADRLADFVRGDSGEGLALGEADRSEAVFLFTGQGAQRPGMTRELYETQPTFRAAIDRCAEILRPLLAKPLLAVLYPRDPEDPEYGRINDTAYAQPATFAVEYAMSELWRSWGLEPAAVLGHSFGEVVAACVAGAMSLEDGLTFTVRRAALIQELSLPGAMAAVFAPEEEVAAALAAHPGRIAIAAVNGPANTTISGERELVEAVREGFAARGVRTKPLHIASAGHSPMMEPVMEPLRLAAKEIRFTAPRIPLVSNVTGGLWPWDAAPDGDYWARHTRRPVLFARGVRTLWDMGYRTFVEVGPAPTLLGLVTDAVPPGEDLALLPSLRPRQDDWEALLSTVAELYARGFAIDWTGFDRDYTRGRVPLPTYPFDPTRCWQPPRRWDGDAPPPGPAGAPAGPADDERPVAPLPVRATRKRGRASVIPTAEELLTLPAEDRLVTLTGQFLLTVKAVLGSKSTSIGPGEPLTGLGLDSLMAVELRNEIQSRLGITVPITDFLGDATIGSVAGQIIERISGTEATAPDSPAPGDLVPGSVPGSVPGSVPGSAPGSGEGGAIRRVERFEDVAAALLDRLGDLPEDRT; from the coding sequence ATGACGTCACCGGAACAGGCGTCGGCATCGGTCGCCGCGCTCAAGAGCGCCTATCTCACGATGGAGCGCCTGCAGCGCCGGATCGAGAGCTACGAGCGTGCCCGGTCCGAGCCCATCGCGATCGTCGGCCTCGGCTGCCGCTTCCCGGGCGGAGCGGTCGACGCCGACTCGTACTGGCGGCTGCTGAGCGGCGGTACCGACGCGGTCGGCGAGATCCCCGCCGACCGGTGGGACGTCGACGCCTTCTACACCGAGGAGCCGCGCAGCCCCGGCAAGATCAGCACCCGCTCCGGCGGCTTCCTGGACCGGATCGACCGGTTCGACCACGACTTCTTCGGCATCTCCAAGCGCGAGGCCCTGGCCATGGACCCGCACCAGCGGCTCGCCCTGGAAGTCGCCTGGGAGGCCCTGGAGAACGCCGGACAGGCGCCGTCCGGGCTGGCGGGCAGCCGCACCGGTGTGTTCATGGGGGCCGCCGGCTGGGACTTCGTGATGTCCCAGGTCACCCACCCCCAGGACGTCACGGCCTACACCAGCTCCGGGACCGCCCTCAGCTTCATCCCCGGCCGCATCGCGTACCTGCTGGACCTCCGGGGTCCCAACCTGTCGATCGACACCGCCTGTTCGTCCTCGCTGGTCGCCGTCCACCAGGCGTGCCAGAGCCTGCGGGCCGGGGAGTGCGATCTCGCGCTCGGCGGCGGGGTCAACGTGGTGCTCTCGCCGCTGCTGCTGGTCTCCCTCTCCCAGTTCGGCTCGGTGTCCCGGCGCGGGCGCGCCTCGACGTTCTCCGACACCGCCGACGGCTATGTGCGCGGCGAGGGCTGCGGCATCGTCGTGCTCAAGCGGCTGTCCGACGCCGTCCGGGACGGCGACCGGGTGCTGGCCGTGCTGCGCGGCGGAGCCGTCAACCAGGACGGCCGCAGCTCCGGGATCACCGCCCCCAACGGCGCCGCGCAGCGCGACGTGTTCCGCCGCGCCCTCGCCGCCGGCGGGATCGAGCCGCACCAGGTCTCCTACATCGAGACCCACGGCACCGGAACGAAGCTCGGCGACCCCATCGAGGCCGAGGCCCTGGCCGACGTCTACGGCCGCGAGGCGGGCGACCCCGTCTACCTCGGCGCCGTCAAGACCAACATCGGCCACCTGGAGTCGGCGGCCGGCATCGCCGGACTGATCAAGGTCGTCCTCTCCCTGAACCACGCCGCCATCCCGCCGAACCTGCACTTCGAACGCCTCAACACGAACATCAGCCTCGAAGGCACCACCTTCCGCCTGCCCACCGAGCTCACCCCCTGGCAGCGCGGCGACGCGCCCCGCACCGCGGGCGTCAGCAGCTTCGGCCTCAGCGGCACCAACGCGCACCTGATCATCGAGGAGGCTCCGCCGCGCCCGGCGCCCGCCGCCGACGACCGCCGCCCCCGTTCCGTGCTGACCCTGTCGGCCAAGAGCGAGACCGCGCTCCTCAAGCTCGCCCGCCGCTATCAGGACCGGCTCACCGCCGACGGCGCCGAAGCCCTGCCCGACATCTGCTTCTCCGCCAACACCGGCCGCTCCCACTTCCGCCACCGCCTCGCGGCCGTCGGCGCCACCGGGCGGGAAATCGCCGACCGGCTGGCCGACTTCGTGCGCGGCGACTCCGGCGAGGGCCTCGCCCTGGGCGAGGCCGACCGCTCCGAGGCCGTCTTCCTCTTCACCGGCCAGGGTGCCCAGCGCCCCGGCATGACCCGTGAGCTGTACGAGACGCAGCCCACGTTCCGGGCGGCGATCGACCGCTGCGCCGAGATCCTGCGGCCCCTGCTGGCGAAGCCGCTGCTCGCCGTGCTGTATCCGCGAGACCCCGAGGATCCGGAGTACGGGCGGATCAACGACACCGCGTACGCCCAACCCGCCACGTTCGCCGTCGAGTACGCCATGTCCGAGCTGTGGCGGTCCTGGGGCCTGGAGCCGGCCGCCGTCCTCGGCCACAGCTTCGGCGAGGTCGTCGCGGCCTGCGTCGCCGGTGCCATGTCGCTGGAGGACGGCCTGACGTTCACCGTGCGGCGCGCCGCGCTCATCCAGGAGCTGTCCCTGCCGGGCGCCATGGCCGCCGTCTTCGCGCCCGAGGAGGAGGTCGCCGCGGCCCTCGCCGCCCACCCTGGCCGGATCGCGATCGCCGCCGTCAACGGCCCGGCCAACACCACCATCTCGGGAGAACGCGAGCTGGTCGAGGCGGTCCGCGAGGGCTTCGCCGCCCGGGGCGTGCGGACCAAGCCGCTGCACATCGCCTCGGCGGGCCACTCCCCGATGATGGAGCCCGTCATGGAGCCGCTGCGCCTGGCGGCCAAGGAGATCCGTTTCACCGCCCCGCGCATCCCGCTCGTCTCCAACGTCACCGGCGGCCTGTGGCCGTGGGACGCGGCGCCCGACGGCGACTACTGGGCCCGGCACACCCGCCGCCCGGTGCTCTTCGCGCGGGGCGTGCGGACCCTGTGGGACATGGGATACCGCACCTTCGTCGAGGTCGGCCCCGCCCCCACCCTGCTCGGCCTGGTCACCGACGCCGTGCCGCCCGGCGAGGACCTGGCCCTGCTGCCCAGCCTGCGCCCGCGGCAGGACGACTGGGAGGCGCTGCTGTCCACGGTGGCCGAGCTCTACGCGCGCGGTTTCGCCATCGACTGGACCGGCTTCGACCGTGACTACACCCGGGGCCGGGTGCCGCTGCCCACCTACCCCTTCGACCCGACCCGCTGCTGGCAGCCGCCGCGCCGCTGGGACGGCGACGCGCCGCCCCCGGGCCCGGCCGGCGCGCCCGCCGGACCGGCCGACGACGAGCGGCCGGTGGCGCCGCTCCCGGTCCGCGCCACGCGGAAGCGGGGCAGGGCGAGCGTGATCCCCACCGCCGAGGAGCTGCTGACGCTGCCGGCCGAGGACCGGCTCGTCACGCTCACCGGTCAGTTCCTCCTCACCGTCAAGGCGGTCCTCGGCTCGAAGTCCACCTCCATCGGCCCGGGGGAGCCGCTCACCGGCCTCGGCCTCGACTCCCTGATGGCCGTCGAGCTGCGGAACGAGATCCAGAGCCGGCTGGGGATCACCGTGCCCATCACCGACTTCCTCGGGGACGCGACCATCGGCAGCGTCGCCGGACAGATCATCGAGCGGATCTCCGGCACCGAGGCGACGGCGCCGGACAGTCCCGCGCCCGGCGACCTCGTCCCGGGCTCCGTTCCCGGCTCTGTTCCCGGCTCTGTTCCGGGCTCTGCCCCGGGCTCCGGCGAGGGCGGCGCGATCCGCCGCGTGGAGCGCTTCGAAGACGTCGCGGCGGCGCTGCTGGACCGGCTCGGCGACCTGCCGGAGGACCGGACATGA